In the genome of Rhodamnia argentea isolate NSW1041297 chromosome 3, ASM2092103v1, whole genome shotgun sequence, one region contains:
- the LOC125314180 gene encoding uncharacterized protein LOC125314180 → MAEKNQNQYYPPESNGYHRNDQESLHTMEDEEAKRKKRMKWTIGIIAFIIFQAVQALFFVLVIMKFKSPKFRVGDFAVQTLTVQTQASPSFDMSFVAPIRVKNTNWGPFKYDASTVDFTYGGVQVGQAIIPKSKANFKSTKKIDVSVTLSSANLPSNINSNLGSELSSGVITLTSQGELKGKITVMFMFKKKKTSQMNCTMAINTTTKMVQSLSCQ, encoded by the coding sequence ATGGCAGAGAAGAACCAGAACCAATACTACCCACCCGAATCGAACGGCTATCACCGGAACGATCAAGAATCGCTTCACACCATGGAGGATGAGGAGGCCAAGCgcaagaagaggatgaagtgGACGATCggcatcatcgccttcatcatCTTTCAGGCAGTCCAAGCTCTCTTCTTCGTCCTGGTCATCATGAAGTTCAAGTCCCCCAAGTTCAGGGTCGGCGACTTTGCTGTCCAGACTCTGACCGTCCAGACTCAGGCATCGCCTTCGTTTGACATGAGCTTTGTTGCCCCGATCCGAGTCAAGAACACCAACTGGGGTCCCTTCAAGTACGATGCCTCCACTGTTGACTTCACCTATGGAGGTGTCCAGGTGGGACAAGCAATCATCCCCAAGAGCAAGGCCAACTTCAAGTCCACCAAGAAGATCGACGTGAGTGTGACTTTGAGCTCTGCCAATTTGCCCAGCAATATCAATTCGAATCTCGGAAGCGAACTGAGCTCTGGGGTCATAACATTGACTAGTCAAGGCGAGCTTAAAGGAAAGATTACagtcatgttcatgttcaagaagaagaagacctcgCAAATGAATTGCACCATGGCAATCAATACCACAACAAAGATGGTCCAATCCTTGTCGTGTCAATGA